GCGCTTAGCAATTGCTTCGCCGACTTTTTTAGCAGCTTCAACATTTCCGCCGTTACCAACTTCTACATCTTTATCAAGTGTAGAGGCAGACGCTAACGTTACTCCGTTTTCATCGTCAATCAACTGAGCATAGATGTGCTTTGATGAACGGAATACGTTCAAGCGAGGACGTTCTGCTGTTCCGAAGATTGTACGACGTACGCGAGCATGTCGCTTCTTACGCGAAACATTTTTGTCTTGCTTTGTAATCATCCTACGCCACTCCTTTCCGTAATCTTACGTTACTATTTACCAGTCTTACCTTCCTTACGACGAACATATTCTCCTTCGTAACGAATACCTTTCCCTTTATACGGTTCAGGAAGACGAACAGAGCGAATATTCGCTGCAACAGCACCAACACGTTCTTTATCGATACCTTTTACGATTACTTTCGTATTCGCAGGTACTTCGATTTCAATTCCTTCTTCAGGAACGATTTCTACAGGGTGAGAGTAACCAACATTCAAGACAAGCTTGTTACCCGTTTTGTTAGCACGGTAACCAACCCCAACAAGTTCAAGGGATTTCTCATACCCGTTTGAAACACCGTGGATCATGTTGTCGATTAGACTTACTGTAGTACCGTGTAGAGATTTGTGCTCTTTGTGATCGCTAGGGCGCTCAACAGTGATTTCATTCTCTACAATATTGATTTTCATATCAGGACTGAAAGAGCGAGTTAGTTCACCTTTAGATCCTTTAACAGTTACGACGTTCTTGTCATTCTTTTCGACTGTTACGCCGCTTGGAATTTGTAAACGTCTGTTACCTATACGAGACATTCAGTTGCACCTCCATTCTTTCTATCTTAAATTACCAAACGTATGCTAAGACTTCTCCGCCAACCTGTTGGTTACGAGCGTCTTTGTCTGTCATAATTCCTTTAGATGTTGATACTAGAGCGATTCCTAGCCCACCAAGTACTCGTGGTACTTCATATGCTTTCGCGTAGACACGTAAACCAGGTTTACTGATTCTCTTAAGGCCAGTAATAACACGCTCGTTGCTTGACCCGTACTTCAAGAAAATACGAATAACACCTTGCTTACTATCTTCGATATATTCAACGTCACGGATGAAACCTTCACTCTTCAGGATTTCTGCAATTTGCTTCTTTAGCTTGGATGCAGGAACCTCCAATTTATCGTGACCTACTGTGTTCGCATTACGAATGCGAGTTAACATATCTGCAATTGGATCTGTCATGACCATTACTAATTACCTCCTTCCCATCAATGGGTTTACCAGCTAGCTTTTTTGACGCCAGGGATTTGACCTTTATATGCAAGTTCGCGGAAACAAATTCTGCAAAGCTTGAATTTACGAATTACGGAATGCGGACGTCCGCAGCGTTCACAACGCGTATATTCTTGTACTTTGTACTTTTGCGTACGCTTTTGTTTAGCGATCATTGATTTTTTCGCCACAGTTTTCCCTCCTTTGGCTCTTTATTTTTGAAACGGCATACCTACTTGAAGAAGTAGTTCGCGAGCCTCTTCGTCTGAGTTAGCAGTAGTTACGATAACGATATCCATACCGCGCACTTTATTGACCTTATCATAATCGATTTCTGGGAAAATAAGCTGTTCTTTCACGCCAAGTGTGTAGTTTCCACGTCCGTCAAATGATTTCTTAGAAACACCGCGGAAGTCACGTACACGTGGTAGAGAAACACTGATTAGCTTGTCAAGGAATTCGAACATACGCACACCGCGTAATGTAACCTTTGCACCGATCGGCATTCCTTCACGAAGTTTGAATCCAGCGATGGATTTCTTCGCTTTAGTAATTACCGGCTTTTGACCTGCTAGTTGAGTCAATTCTTCAACTGCTACATCAAGAGCCTTAGCGTTTGAAACTGCATCTCCGATTCCCATGTTAATAACGATTTTCTCGATTTTTGGAACTTGCATTACAGATGTATAATCGAACTTCTCTTGTAGAGAAGGAACAATCTCTTGTTTGTATCTTTCTTGTAGACGATTCATTCTAGGTAACCTCCTTTCACCAATGCTTATTTATCAAGAGCTTCTCCTGACTTTTTAGCAACACGAACTTTCTTTCCGTTCTCTTCTTTATAACCTACTCGGGTAGGCTCTCCAGACTTAGGGTCAATCGGCATAACGTTAGAAGCATGTACTGATGCTTCAACATTAAGGATTCCGCCTTGTGGATTATCTTGAGAAGGCTTAGCGTGCTTCTTAACAACGTTAATCCCTTCAACGATTACACGGTTTTGCTTCGGTAATGCTTGAAGGACAACACCTTGCTTCCCTTTATCTTTACCAGATATAACTTGAACCTTATCGCCTTTTTTCACGTGCATATTAGGCATAGCGACTTGCGCACCTCCTTACAAGACAAAGCTTGAATTCAATTTTTAAAGTACTTCTGGCGCTAATGAAACGATTTTCATGAATTGGTTGTCACGTAGTTCACGTGCAACTGGTCCGAAAATACGTGTTCCTCTTGGGCTCTTGTCATCTTTTACGATAACAGCTGCATTCTCATCGAAACGGATGTATGATCCGTCAGGACGACGCATTCCGCTCTTTGAACGTACAACAACTGCACGTACAACTTCACCCTTCTTAACAACGCCGCCTGGTGTTGCGGATTTAACAGAACACACAATCATATCACCGATGTTTGCATACTTGCGTCCAGATCCACCGAGGACCTTGATTGTTAGCAATTCACGAGCTCCAGAGTTGTCAGCAACTTTTAATCGAGACTCTTGTTGAATCATTTACGAGTACCTCCTTTCGGACTGAAGATATCGATCCGAAACTTTATATTAGATAATGATTGATTCTTCTACCACTTCTACTAAACGGAAACGCTTGTCCT
This window of the Pseudalkalibacillus berkeleyi genome carries:
- the rplX gene encoding 50S ribosomal protein L24 — protein: MHVKKGDKVQVISGKDKGKQGVVLQALPKQNRVIVEGINVVKKHAKPSQDNPQGGILNVEASVHASNVMPIDPKSGEPTRVGYKEENGKKVRVAKKSGEALDK
- the rplF gene encoding 50S ribosomal protein L6; amino-acid sequence: MSRIGNRRLQIPSGVTVEKNDKNVVTVKGSKGELTRSFSPDMKINIVENEITVERPSDHKEHKSLHGTTVSLIDNMIHGVSNGYEKSLELVGVGYRANKTGNKLVLNVGYSHPVEIVPEEGIEIEVPANTKVIVKGIDKERVGAVAANIRSVRLPEPYKGKGIRYEGEYVRRKEGKTGK
- the rpsN gene encoding 30S ribosomal protein S14, which produces MAKKSMIAKQKRTQKYKVQEYTRCERCGRPHSVIRKFKLCRICFRELAYKGQIPGVKKASW
- the rplN gene encoding 50S ribosomal protein L14 — protein: MIQQESRLKVADNSGARELLTIKVLGGSGRKYANIGDMIVCSVKSATPGGVVKKGEVVRAVVVRSKSGMRRPDGSYIRFDENAAVIVKDDKSPRGTRIFGPVARELRDNQFMKIVSLAPEVL
- the rpsH gene encoding 30S ribosomal protein S8, coding for MVMTDPIADMLTRIRNANTVGHDKLEVPASKLKKQIAEILKSEGFIRDVEYIEDSKQGVIRIFLKYGSSNERVITGLKRISKPGLRVYAKAYEVPRVLGGLGIALVSTSKGIMTDKDARNQQVGGEVLAYVW
- the rplR gene encoding 50S ribosomal protein L18, with the protein product MITKQDKNVSRKKRHARVRRTIFGTAERPRLNVFRSSKHIYAQLIDDENGVTLASASTLDKDVEVGNGGNVEAAKKVGEAIAKRAVEAGHKEVVFDRGGYIYHGRVQALADAAREAGLQF
- the rplE gene encoding 50S ribosomal protein L5 codes for the protein MNRLQERYKQEIVPSLQEKFDYTSVMQVPKIEKIVINMGIGDAVSNAKALDVAVEELTQLAGQKPVITKAKKSIAGFKLREGMPIGAKVTLRGVRMFEFLDKLISVSLPRVRDFRGVSKKSFDGRGNYTLGVKEQLIFPEIDYDKVNKVRGMDIVIVTTANSDEEARELLLQVGMPFQK